The Oncorhynchus mykiss isolate Arlee chromosome 30, USDA_OmykA_1.1, whole genome shotgun sequence genome includes a window with the following:
- the LOC110521226 gene encoding protein mono-ADP-ribosyltransferase PARP16: MQPPLPPDEVRELVCSCLHRDPVAADLRCSLFVAAAQSYKRDSLLRPYPPRYIRDTDTKEFDELLSDVSSLPGVRELVKLRPGKADHHLALTHWVLFSKSFAVKTLQKDEYVKLCNLTEAEGISKPVPDFLFELEYCDQMNVKFEKTRAGRDLFYAFHGSRLENFHSIIHNGLHCHLNKTSLFGEGTYLTSDLSMAVLYSPHGNGWRDSLLGPLLSCVAMCEVIDHPDVKCQVKRKDSEIIDRQRSRARNSEGGEVPQKYFVVTNNQLLRVKYLLVYSQRRHLSRHSQGRSWLVRHHFAIMMSLYLLLLIFIGTFNSTTFLSFWNRLFR; encoded by the exons ATGCAGCCGCCACTCCCACCAGATGAAGTCAGGGAGCTGGTGTGTTCCTGTCTTCACAGGGACCCAGTAGCTGCTGACCTGAGATGCAGCCTGTTTGTTGCTGCTGCTCAGAGCTACAAGAGGGACTCACTGCTCAGACCCTACCCCCCCAGATACATCAGAGACACTGACACCAAGGAGTTTGATGAGCTG CTGTCAGATGTGAGCAGTTTGCCTGGTGTGAGGGAGCTGGTGAAATTGAGACCTGGCAAAGCTGACCATCATCTGGCCCTCACACACTGGGTTCTCTTCTCCAAGAGCTTCGCTGTGAAGACACTACAGAAAGACGAG TATGTCAAGCTCTGTAACCTGACAGAGGCTGAGGGGATCTCTAAGCCGGTCCCGGACTTTCTGTTTGAGCTAGAGTACTGCGACCAGATGAACGTTAAGTTTGAGAAGACGCGGGCGGGACGCGACCTCTTCTATGCATTCCACGGCAGCCGACTGGAGAACTTCCATTCTATCATACACAACGGACTACACTGCCACCTCAACAAG ACGTCATTGTTCGGAGAGGGCACCTATCTTACCAGTGACCTCAGCATGGCGGTCCTCTACAGTCCCCATGGCAATGGTTGGCGCGACAGCCTCCTGGGACCGTTGCTAAGCTGTGTCGCCATGTGTGAGGTCATTGACCACCCAGACGTGAAGTGCCAGGTAAAGAGGAAAG ACTCGGAGATCATTGACCGGCAGCGATCCAGAGCCAGGaacagtgaaggaggagaggtCCCTCAGAAGTACTTTGTGGTCACCAACAATCAGCTGCTCCGAGTCAAATACCTGCTAGTGTACTCTCAGAGAAGACACCTGTCCAG ACATTCCCAGGGCAGGTCGTGGCTGGTCAGACATCACTTTGCCATTATGATGAGTCTCTATCTGCTGCTACTCATCTTCATCGGTACCTTCAACTCCACCACATTCCTCTCCTTCTGGAACCGGCTCTTCCGGTGA